The Lysobacter panacisoli genome includes a window with the following:
- the gcvA gene encoding transcriptional regulator GcvA: MQSASATPKALVKPRHPAPLNALRAFEAAARCLSFQDAAAQLFVTPAAISHQVKHLESYLGVKLFHRGNRAIQLTAEGEALSASLTELFGQLDLALDRAMVQTTTHLRVSTMESFAAKWLAPRLHRFHRRRPDLKVRIETGNEHADFVHGGIDVAIRYGAGGYAGVRAERLMDAPVFPVCAPSLLDNAALPLARPDDLRHHTLLHDESAVGRPGVPDWAAWLQTVGASDVDASRGPVFASIYLAQEAAAAGHGVALGIAPLVEEDLQRGRLVRLFDAVLPNAYAFWIVRREGADNAAAEAFCRWLREEATADAVNAPS; encoded by the coding sequence ATGCAATCCGCATCCGCCACGCCGAAGGCGCTCGTGAAGCCCCGCCATCCCGCCCCGCTCAACGCGCTGCGCGCCTTCGAAGCGGCCGCGCGATGCCTCAGCTTCCAGGACGCGGCGGCGCAGTTGTTCGTGACGCCGGCCGCGATCAGCCACCAGGTCAAGCACCTGGAAAGCTACCTGGGCGTGAAGCTGTTCCATCGCGGCAACCGCGCGATCCAGCTGACCGCGGAGGGCGAAGCGCTGTCGGCATCGTTGACGGAGCTGTTCGGCCAGCTGGATCTCGCACTCGACCGCGCGATGGTGCAAACGACCACGCACCTGCGCGTGAGCACGATGGAATCCTTCGCCGCGAAATGGTTGGCACCGCGACTGCACCGCTTCCACCGCCGGCGTCCCGACCTGAAGGTACGCATCGAGACCGGCAACGAGCACGCCGATTTCGTGCACGGCGGCATCGACGTCGCCATCCGCTACGGCGCCGGTGGCTACGCCGGCGTGCGCGCGGAGCGTCTGATGGACGCACCGGTGTTTCCCGTGTGTGCGCCGTCGTTGCTGGACAATGCGGCATTGCCGCTCGCGCGTCCCGACGATCTGCGCCATCACACGCTGCTCCACGACGAGAGCGCCGTTGGTCGTCCCGGCGTACCGGACTGGGCCGCATGGCTGCAGACGGTCGGCGCAAGCGACGTGGATGCGAGCCGCGGCCCGGTCTTCGCCAGCATTTACCTTGCGCAGGAAGCGGCCGCCGCGGGGCACGGCGTCGCGCTCGGCATCGCGCCGCTGGTCGAGGAAGACCTGCAGCGCGGGCGTCTCGTCAGGCTGTTCGACGCGGTTCTGCCCAATGCGTACGCCTTCTGGATCGTCCGCCGCGAGGGTGCGGACAACGCCGCTGCCGAGGCGTTCTGCCGCTGGTTGCGCGAGGAAGCCACCGCTGATGCGGTCAACGCGCCGAGTTAG